A region from the Nymphalis io chromosome 9, ilAglIoxx1.1, whole genome shotgun sequence genome encodes:
- the LOC126770546 gene encoding G protein-activated inward rectifier potassium channel 3-like isoform X3 — MHADPESPASREEAHLLPDDWLKIKTVPGNGNLSPGVYYPTVSKRSRSHRHGASRRTRRRAILKNGECNILKSRISQRRLRFLQDMFTTLVDAQWRWTLLVFTLSFILSWLGFALIWWLIAFTHGDLELDHLPPMQESTNWKPCVFNIFDFTSCFLFSIETQHTIGYGARTTTEECPEAIFIMCLQSIVGVMIQAFMVGIVFAKMTRPKHRTQTLLFSKHAVICQRDGELCLMFRVGDLRKSHIIGASVRAQLIRSRTTKEGELLSHYQTELELNADGCDSNLFFIWPITMVHRINANSPFYGVSAADILQEKFEIVVILEGTIESTGQTTQARSSYTTSEIMWGHRFVPLVSYNRERQGYEVDYSKFEETTQVDTPLCSAKELDEFYGNQADRRSIGYMNESPLPGMLYGKIASPLANIADRLVVDAIRRASLTNKPSVVKYPIDFFNSAEEPSSSSSEDEKKKDANARKNSKQSR, encoded by the exons ATGCACGCCGACCCAGAGTCACCCGCCAGCCGCGAGGAGGCCCACCTCCTTCCCGATGATTGGCTCAAAATCAAGACAGTCCCAGGAAATGGCAATCTTTCCCCTGGAGTGTATTATCCCACAGTCAGCAAGAG AAGCCGATCACATAGACACGGTGCTTCTAGAAGAACAAGACGACGGGCCATTCTCAAAAATGGCGAATGTAATATTCTCAAATCACGGATCTCACAACGGCGTTTACGATTCCTTCAGGATATGTTCACAACACTTGTGGATGCCCAGTGGCGATGGACTCTACTTGTGTTTACATTGTCATTCATTTTATCCTGGCTAGGATTTGCTCTTATCTGGTGGTTGATTGCATTCACACATGGTGATCTTGAACTGGACCACTTACCGCCGATGCAAGAAAGTACAAACTGGAAGCCGtgtgtgtttaatatttttgactttaCCTCATGTTTCTTATTTAGTATTGAAACTCAACATACTATTGGATACGGTGCGCGTACAACAACAGAAGAATGCCCagaagcaatatttattatgtgcTTACAGAGCATAGTAGGTGTAATGATTCAGGCTTTCATGGTGGGTATCGTGTTCGCTAAGATGACGAGACCGAAGCATAGAACTCAGACACTCCTGTTCTCAAAACATGCAGTGATCTGCCAGAGAGACGGTGAACTTTGCCTAATGTTTAGAGTCGGTGACTTGAGAAAATCTCATATTATAGGAGCCAGCGTTAGAGCTCAATTAATTCGATCCAGAACAACTAAGGAAGGAGAGCTTTTATCGCATTACCAAACTGAATTAGAGTTAAATGCGGATGGCTGTGACAGTAATCTTTTCTTCATCTGGCCTATCACGATGGTCCATCGAATAAATGCTAATAGTCCATTCTACGGTGTCTCAGCAGCCGACATTCTTCAAGAAAAATTCGAGATCGTAGTTATTTTGGAAGGAACAATAGAGTCGACAGGACAGACCACTCAAGCACGATCTAGTTATACAACAAGTGAAATAATGTGGGGACACAGATTTGTGCCATTAGTGTCATACAACCGCGAACGCCAAGGGTATGAGGTAGATTATTCTAAATTCGAAGAAACGACACAAGTCGACACTCCTCTTTGTTCTGCTAAAGAGTTGGATGAGTTTTATGGGAACCAAGCTGACCGTAGATCTATTG GCTACATGAACGAATCGCCATTGCCGGGTATGTTGTACGGCAAAATAGCATCTCCTCTAGCAAACATAGCCGATAGATTAGTGGTCGATGCTATTCGACGAGCAAGTCTCACTAACAAACCCAGTGTCGTCAAGTACCCAATTGATTTCTTCAATAGTGCCGAGGAACCTTCTTCATCGTCAAGTGAAGATGAGAAGAAAAAGGACGCTAATGCTAGGAAAAATTCTAAACAATCAAGATGA
- the LOC126770546 gene encoding G protein-activated inward rectifier potassium channel 3-like isoform X4, with protein sequence MHADPESPASREEAHLLPDDWLKIKTVPGNGNLSPGVYYPTVSKRFVEALQPVPSPTANTPSRSHRHGASRRTRRRAILKNGECNILKSRISQRRLRFLQDMFTTLVDAQWRWTLLVFTLSFILSWLGFALIWWLIAFTHGDLELDHLPPMQESTNWKPCVFNIFDFTSCFLFSIETQHTIGYGARTTTEECPEAIFIMCLQSIVGVMIQAFMVGIVFAKMTRPKHRTQTLLFSKHAVICQRDGELCLMFRVGDLRKSHIIGASVRAQLIRSRTTKEGELLSHYQTELELNADGCDSNLFFIWPITMVHRINANSPFYGVSAADILQEKFEIVVILEGTIESTGQTTQARSSYTTSEIMWGHRFVPLVSYNRERQGYEVDYSKFEETTQVDTPLCSAKELDEFYGNQADRRSIESTEQMVLKLPERAPRTTAPAENPAPKAEQKNGDFTVTL encoded by the exons ATGCACGCCGACCCAGAGTCACCCGCCAGCCGCGAGGAGGCCCACCTCCTTCCCGATGATTGGCTCAAAATCAAGACAGTCCCAGGAAATGGCAATCTTTCCCCTGGAGTGTATTATCCCACAGTCAGCAAGAGGTTCGTCGAAGCGCTCCAACCTGTGCCGTCTCCGACTGCTAACACCCC AAGCCGATCACATAGACACGGTGCTTCTAGAAGAACAAGACGACGGGCCATTCTCAAAAATGGCGAATGTAATATTCTCAAATCACGGATCTCACAACGGCGTTTACGATTCCTTCAGGATATGTTCACAACACTTGTGGATGCCCAGTGGCGATGGACTCTACTTGTGTTTACATTGTCATTCATTTTATCCTGGCTAGGATTTGCTCTTATCTGGTGGTTGATTGCATTCACACATGGTGATCTTGAACTGGACCACTTACCGCCGATGCAAGAAAGTACAAACTGGAAGCCGtgtgtgtttaatatttttgactttaCCTCATGTTTCTTATTTAGTATTGAAACTCAACATACTATTGGATACGGTGCGCGTACAACAACAGAAGAATGCCCagaagcaatatttattatgtgcTTACAGAGCATAGTAGGTGTAATGATTCAGGCTTTCATGGTGGGTATCGTGTTCGCTAAGATGACGAGACCGAAGCATAGAACTCAGACACTCCTGTTCTCAAAACATGCAGTGATCTGCCAGAGAGACGGTGAACTTTGCCTAATGTTTAGAGTCGGTGACTTGAGAAAATCTCATATTATAGGAGCCAGCGTTAGAGCTCAATTAATTCGATCCAGAACAACTAAGGAAGGAGAGCTTTTATCGCATTACCAAACTGAATTAGAGTTAAATGCGGATGGCTGTGACAGTAATCTTTTCTTCATCTGGCCTATCACGATGGTCCATCGAATAAATGCTAATAGTCCATTCTACGGTGTCTCAGCAGCCGACATTCTTCAAGAAAAATTCGAGATCGTAGTTATTTTGGAAGGAACAATAGAGTCGACAGGACAGACCACTCAAGCACGATCTAGTTATACAACAAGTGAAATAATGTGGGGACACAGATTTGTGCCATTAGTGTCATACAACCGCGAACGCCAAGGGTATGAGGTAGATTATTCTAAATTCGAAGAAACGACACAAGTCGACACTCCTCTTTGTTCTGCTAAAGAGTTGGATGAGTTTTATGGGAACCAAGCTGACCGTAGATCTATTG AGAGTACGGAACAAATGGTTCTGAAGTTACCGGAACGCGCGCCCCGCACCACAGCACCCGCTGAGAATCCTGCACCAAAAGCTGAACAGAAAAATGGAGATTTCACCGTTacgctttaa
- the LOC126770546 gene encoding G protein-activated inward rectifier potassium channel 3-like isoform X5 codes for MHADPESPASREEAHLLPDDWLKIKTVPGNGNLSPGVYYPTVSKRFVEALQPVPSPTANTPSRSHRHGASRRTRRRAILKNGECNILKSRISQRRLRFLQDMFTTLVDAQWRWTLLVFTLSFILSWLGFALIWWLIAFTHGDLELDHLPPMQESTNWKPCVFNIFDFTSCFLFSIETQHTIGYGARTTTEECPEAIFIMCLQSIVGVMIQAFMVGIVFAKMTRPKHRTQTLLFSKHAVICQRDGELCLMFRVGDLRKSHIIGASVRAQLIRSRTTKEGELLSHYQTELELNADGCDSNLFFIWPITMVHRINANSPFYGVSAADILQEKFEIVVILEGTIESTGQTTQARSSYTTSEIMWGHRFVPLVSYNRERQGYEVDYSKFEETTQVDTPLCSAKELDEFYGNQADRRSIGYMNESPLPGMLYGKIASPLANIADRLVVDAIRRASLTNKPSVVKYPIDFFNSAEEPSSSSSEDEKKKDANARKNSKQSR; via the exons ATGCACGCCGACCCAGAGTCACCCGCCAGCCGCGAGGAGGCCCACCTCCTTCCCGATGATTGGCTCAAAATCAAGACAGTCCCAGGAAATGGCAATCTTTCCCCTGGAGTGTATTATCCCACAGTCAGCAAGAGGTTCGTCGAAGCGCTCCAACCTGTGCCGTCTCCGACTGCTAACACCCC AAGCCGATCACATAGACACGGTGCTTCTAGAAGAACAAGACGACGGGCCATTCTCAAAAATGGCGAATGTAATATTCTCAAATCACGGATCTCACAACGGCGTTTACGATTCCTTCAGGATATGTTCACAACACTTGTGGATGCCCAGTGGCGATGGACTCTACTTGTGTTTACATTGTCATTCATTTTATCCTGGCTAGGATTTGCTCTTATCTGGTGGTTGATTGCATTCACACATGGTGATCTTGAACTGGACCACTTACCGCCGATGCAAGAAAGTACAAACTGGAAGCCGtgtgtgtttaatatttttgactttaCCTCATGTTTCTTATTTAGTATTGAAACTCAACATACTATTGGATACGGTGCGCGTACAACAACAGAAGAATGCCCagaagcaatatttattatgtgcTTACAGAGCATAGTAGGTGTAATGATTCAGGCTTTCATGGTGGGTATCGTGTTCGCTAAGATGACGAGACCGAAGCATAGAACTCAGACACTCCTGTTCTCAAAACATGCAGTGATCTGCCAGAGAGACGGTGAACTTTGCCTAATGTTTAGAGTCGGTGACTTGAGAAAATCTCATATTATAGGAGCCAGCGTTAGAGCTCAATTAATTCGATCCAGAACAACTAAGGAAGGAGAGCTTTTATCGCATTACCAAACTGAATTAGAGTTAAATGCGGATGGCTGTGACAGTAATCTTTTCTTCATCTGGCCTATCACGATGGTCCATCGAATAAATGCTAATAGTCCATTCTACGGTGTCTCAGCAGCCGACATTCTTCAAGAAAAATTCGAGATCGTAGTTATTTTGGAAGGAACAATAGAGTCGACAGGACAGACCACTCAAGCACGATCTAGTTATACAACAAGTGAAATAATGTGGGGACACAGATTTGTGCCATTAGTGTCATACAACCGCGAACGCCAAGGGTATGAGGTAGATTATTCTAAATTCGAAGAAACGACACAAGTCGACACTCCTCTTTGTTCTGCTAAAGAGTTGGATGAGTTTTATGGGAACCAAGCTGACCGTAGATCTATTG GCTACATGAACGAATCGCCATTGCCGGGTATGTTGTACGGCAAAATAGCATCTCCTCTAGCAAACATAGCCGATAGATTAGTGGTCGATGCTATTCGACGAGCAAGTCTCACTAACAAACCCAGTGTCGTCAAGTACCCAATTGATTTCTTCAATAGTGCCGAGGAACCTTCTTCATCGTCAAGTGAAGATGAGAAGAAAAAGGACGCTAATGCTAGGAAAAATTCTAAACAATCAAGATGA
- the LOC126770525 gene encoding G protein-activated inward rectifier potassium channel 3-like isoform X4: MFKRMSGLKRCISQVSMFMTGKPINSSESAWREELQKYRNARYAARRVRKRVIFKHGDCNVVQWNVAKRRRRYLQDIFTTLVDAQWRWTLLVFALSFILSWLLFALIWWLIIFTHGDLNPPTNSSEVFIPCLNNVNSFTGCFLFSVETQHTIGYGSRTTNEECPEAIFVMCLQSIVGVFIQAFMVGTVFAKLSRPKKRAQTLLYSRNAVICLREGQLCLMFRVGDMRKSHIVEAHIRAQIIRRKITREGEMLPFYQQELKVGADGEEDRLMFIWPMTIVHKINEKSPLYNLSASDMLRERFEIVVMLEGVIESTGMTTQARSSYLPSEIQWGHRFETMVSFRKDTGEYEVDYTRFNNTYEVDTPLCSAKQLDELRATVSTSQKLDRMLGTIPKTFSNDTLDMSSVDSMSLDEHIEIKIPEARVRENRLMAQNNFVQHVNEKTRYSHTHLAVENGHENFIKNNTVVGMTDSKEHHMHRSHSHASMKRVHGLTPNGINHINGNDQKIEQNKIKKSPSDNHIADQTPIIPILVTSADTDA; this comes from the exons ATACCGCAATGCCCGTTATGCGGCGAGACGTGTTAGAAAGCGCGTGATCTTTAAGCATGGGGACTGCAACGTCGTTCAATGGAACGTAGCGAAACGCAGGCGCCGATACCTTCAGGACATCTTCACGACCCTCGTGGACGCACAATGGCGCTGGACGCTACTGGTGTTCGCTCTCTCATTCATCCTCTCTTGGCTCCTCTTTGCCCTTATTTGGTGGTTAATCATCTTCACCCACGGTGACCTCAATCCCCCTACAAATAGCTCCGAAGTTTTCATTCCTTGTCTAAATAACGTGAATTCCTTTACTGGCTGCTTCCTCTTCTCAGTAGAAACACAACACACTATTGGATACGGTTCCCGGACGACGAATGAGGAATGCCCTGAAGCGATTTTTGTTATGTGCCTACAGAGCATCGTTGGCGTTTTCATTCAAGCTTTCATG GTGGGAACCGTGTTTGCTAAGCTCTCTAGACCAAAAAAACGAGCTCAGACCCTGCTTTACTCCCGGAACGCTGTCATATGCCTACGAGAAGGTCAACTGTGTCTCATGTTTCGAGTCGGCGATATGAGAAAATCTCATATTGTTGAAGCACATATAAGAGCGCAAATAATCCGCCGCAAG ATCACAAGAGAAGGCGAGATGCTGCCATTCTACCAGCAGGAGTTGAAGGTGGGAGCTGACGGCGAGGAAGACAGGCTGATGTTCATCTGGCCTATGACCATAGTGCACAAGATCAATGAGAAGTCACCTCTATATAACCTTTCTGCTTCCGACATGTTGAGAGAAAGATTCGAAATAGTAGTCATGTTAG AGGGAGTCATCGAATCAACTGGTATGACAACGCAGGCTCGAAGCAGTTACCTACCGTCGGAGATCCAGTGGGGACATCGTTTTGAAACGATGGTATCATTCCGAAAAGACACAGGAGAATATGAG GTTGATTACACGAGGTTTAACAACACGTACGAAGTTGATACTCCGCTATGTTCCGCTAAGCAACTCGACGAGCTGCGGGCCACGGTTTCTACTTCGCAGAAATTAG ATCGTATGCTAGGCACAATACCAAAGACCTTCTCGAACGACACACTAGATATGAGTTCCGTGGACTCGATGTCCTTGGACGAACACATCGAAATCAAAATACCAGAAGCAAGAGTTAGAGAGAACAGGCTGATGGCTCAGAATAACTTCGTACAGCACGTCAACGAGAAGACCAGGTACAGTCACACACACCTGGCGGTGGAGAACGGTCACGAAAACTTCatcaaaaataacacagtagTCGGCATGACTGATAGCAAAGAACATCACATGCATAGAAGCCACAGCCATGCGAGCATGAAGAGGGTCCACGGGCTGACTCCAAATGGCATTAACCATATTAACGGCAATGACCagaaaattgaacaaaataaaattaaaaa ATCCCCCAGCGACAACCACATAGCAGATCAGACTCCGATTATACCCATCCTCGTGACGTCAGCCGACACCGACGCTTGA